A window from Pangasianodon hypophthalmus isolate fPanHyp1 chromosome 16, fPanHyp1.pri, whole genome shotgun sequence encodes these proteins:
- the LOC113545651 gene encoding ALK and LTK ligand 2a yields the protein MRALRVVLVVMGLALCMCAAARGGESESASAWADTDSTRSYHSLFARILKMVRSAEDGGGELAQVTADNESKHHLQQTKSGDQILEIFPRDLRKKEKFLKHLTGPLYFSPKCRKHVYRLYHNTRDCTIPAYYRRCARLLTRLAGSPRCLES from the exons ATGCGCGCGCTCCGAGTTGTGCTCGTCGTCATGGGGCTCGCGCTGTGCATGTGCGCCGCCGCGCGTGGTGGCGAGAGCGAGAGCGCGAGCGCGTGGGCGGACACGGACAGCACGCGGAGCTACCACAGCCTGTTCGCGCGGATCTTGAAGATGGTGCGCAGCGCGGAGGACGGCGGCGGAGAGCTCGCGCAGGTCACCGCCGATAACGAGAGCAAGCATCATCTACAGCAGACGAAGAGCGGGGACCAGATCCTGG AAATCTTTCCCAGGGACCTCAGAAAGAAGGAGAAGTTTCTAAAGCACTTAACAG GGCCTCTGTACTTCAGCCCGAAGTGCAGGAAACATGTCTACAGGCTCTACCACAACACCAGAGACTGCACCATTCCTGCAT ATTACAGGAGATGTGCGCGGCTTCTCACTCGGCTAGCTGGGAGTCCGAGGTGCCTAGAGAGCTAA